A genomic region of Halostagnicola larsenii XH-48 contains the following coding sequences:
- a CDS encoding acyl-CoA synthetase — protein MDERDRLENYYFHEQGFDTLAEAEAWFEWEIPETFNIAHYVCDRWAEAKKDDIALYIETAGEQRNESADERQSVYTFRQLQNYANRFANALEDRGIGRGDRVAVNGAQRLQSLVAHLAAFKLGAVTVPLSVLLGSDGLRYRLADSESAAFVVDRGAIDTFREIRGDLEGLEMVVTNEAFDEEGEVNFWDAVEGYGADFETRRTDPEEDACIIYTSGTTGKPKGAVHAHRHLLGLLPQFVSLQRHETGDDQIVRTISEWSWIMSLNQMVLPPLFYGIPVVGDPSGRFEAEKEFELVDRFAITHLNLPPTAVRMMMQVDNVAERYDLSSLRSFSTGGESAGESIIDWATSTFENAAFIEGYGATEIGGLICDDPGFGITHRTGYFGVPSIGHEVAVLDRDTLDPIEEPGEIGELAVRYEDNPMLFVEYLDKPEKTAEKVQDGWLLSEDLVSVDEDGYFRFHARDDDLIISSGYRFGPDEIEEALVTHEAVEEAGVIGVPHETRGEIPKAFVVLNEGKAPTEEQRMDLQQHVKDRLAKYEYPRELEFVETLPRTSTGKIRRTALRERDGVAE, from the coding sequence ATGGACGAGAGAGACCGACTCGAGAACTACTACTTTCACGAACAGGGATTCGACACGCTAGCGGAAGCCGAGGCGTGGTTCGAGTGGGAAATCCCCGAGACGTTCAACATCGCCCACTACGTCTGCGACCGGTGGGCCGAAGCGAAGAAAGACGACATCGCCCTGTACATCGAAACGGCGGGCGAGCAGCGAAACGAATCGGCGGACGAACGACAAAGCGTGTACACGTTTCGACAACTCCAGAACTACGCGAACCGGTTCGCGAACGCCCTCGAGGACCGGGGCATCGGGCGGGGCGATCGGGTCGCCGTCAACGGCGCACAACGGCTTCAGTCACTCGTCGCACACCTCGCCGCGTTCAAACTCGGCGCGGTCACGGTTCCGCTCAGCGTCCTCCTCGGCTCCGACGGGCTACGATACCGACTCGCGGACTCCGAATCCGCCGCGTTCGTGGTCGATCGAGGGGCGATCGACACGTTTCGGGAGATCCGGGGCGACCTCGAGGGCCTCGAGATGGTCGTGACGAACGAGGCGTTCGACGAGGAGGGCGAAGTCAACTTCTGGGACGCCGTAGAGGGCTACGGGGCGGACTTCGAGACGCGGCGGACGGACCCGGAAGAAGACGCCTGCATCATCTACACGAGCGGGACGACGGGCAAGCCCAAGGGCGCGGTCCACGCGCACAGACATCTCCTCGGGCTGCTCCCGCAGTTCGTCAGCTTGCAGCGCCACGAAACGGGCGACGACCAGATCGTTCGAACGATCTCCGAGTGGTCGTGGATCATGTCCCTGAATCAGATGGTCCTCCCGCCGCTTTTCTACGGGATACCGGTCGTCGGCGACCCGAGCGGGCGGTTCGAGGCCGAAAAGGAGTTCGAACTCGTCGACCGGTTCGCCATTACGCACCTGAACCTCCCGCCGACCGCGGTGCGCATGATGATGCAGGTTGACAACGTGGCGGAGAGGTACGACCTGAGCAGCCTCCGGTCGTTCTCGACCGGCGGGGAGTCCGCGGGGGAGAGTATCATCGACTGGGCGACCAGCACCTTCGAGAACGCGGCGTTCATCGAGGGGTACGGAGCGACCGAGATCGGCGGGCTCATCTGCGACGACCCCGGCTTCGGTATCACCCACCGCACCGGCTACTTCGGGGTTCCGTCGATCGGACACGAGGTCGCAGTCCTCGACCGAGACACCCTGGATCCGATCGAGGAACCCGGCGAAATCGGAGAGCTCGCGGTTCGATACGAGGACAATCCGATGCTGTTCGTGGAGTACCTCGACAAACCCGAAAAGACGGCGGAGAAGGTTCAGGACGGGTGGCTCCTCTCCGAGGACCTCGTCTCGGTCGACGAGGACGGCTACTTCCGGTTTCACGCCCGCGACGACGACCTGATCATCAGTTCCGGCTATCGGTTCGGCCCCGACGAGATCGAGGAGGCGCTGGTCACCCACGAAGCCGTGGAGGAAGCGGGCGTCATCGGCGTTCCCCACGAGACGCGCGGCGAGATTCCGAAGGCGTTCGTCGTCCTGAACGAGGGGAAAGCGCCGACCGAGGAACAACGCATGGACCTGCAACAACACGTCAAGGATCGACTGGCGAAGTACGAGTACCCGCGCGAACTCGAGTTCGTCGAGACGCTTCCCCGCACTTCGACCGGGAAGATCCGCCGAACGGCGCTGCGCGAGCGAGACGGCGTCGCCGAGTAG
- a CDS encoding acyl-CoA dehydrogenase family protein, whose protein sequence is MELLDESLVPESARTAKREARAFARDYIEPNAERHFDDGTYPTAVVDAASDAGFVGIEIGEEYGGRGASLLESLAITEEFFRADAGIGMAIRGRSFGANILERYGTERQKRTLLPPIASGEEFAGMAISEPETGSDLAGMTTAAERDGGEWVIDGEKYWIGNGIDADWILVYAKTGSDSEDRHGNHSLFVVPTDEPGYTAEHIPEKIGMRASQQAHIEFDDCRVPEANLVGEEGAGFRTVAEFFDHGRVSTSGHGLGIAAAALEETWDFVEQREEFGRPVGDFQSVQHDLADARTEFESARALTWRAAERVEGSEEATDWAAMAKTKATETAVECTETGMCLHGGRGVLNERRISRLYRDARLPIIYEGVNEIQRDLIYRNT, encoded by the coding sequence ATGGAGTTACTCGACGAGTCACTCGTTCCGGAATCCGCTCGAACCGCAAAGCGCGAGGCTCGAGCGTTCGCGCGCGACTACATCGAGCCGAACGCCGAGCGACACTTCGACGACGGAACGTACCCGACGGCGGTCGTCGACGCAGCGAGCGACGCCGGCTTCGTCGGAATCGAAATCGGCGAGGAGTACGGCGGGCGCGGCGCATCGCTTCTCGAGAGTCTGGCGATTACGGAGGAGTTCTTCCGGGCGGACGCGGGAATCGGGATGGCGATTCGAGGACGGAGTTTTGGCGCGAACATCCTCGAGCGCTACGGAACGGAACGACAGAAGCGAACGCTCCTGCCGCCGATCGCCTCGGGCGAGGAGTTCGCCGGGATGGCGATATCGGAACCGGAAACGGGGAGCGACCTCGCGGGGATGACGACCGCCGCGGAGCGCGACGGCGGCGAGTGGGTGATCGACGGCGAGAAGTACTGGATCGGAAACGGGATCGACGCCGACTGGATCCTCGTGTACGCGAAGACCGGGTCGGACTCGGAGGACCGACACGGGAACCACTCCCTGTTTGTCGTCCCGACGGACGAACCGGGGTACACCGCGGAACACATCCCCGAAAAGATCGGGATGCGGGCGTCCCAACAGGCCCACATCGAGTTCGACGACTGCCGGGTTCCGGAAGCGAACCTCGTAGGCGAGGAGGGTGCGGGGTTCCGAACGGTCGCCGAGTTCTTCGATCACGGCCGCGTCTCCACGAGCGGGCACGGCCTCGGAATAGCGGCCGCAGCCCTCGAGGAGACGTGGGACTTCGTCGAGCAGCGCGAGGAATTCGGTCGCCCGGTCGGCGACTTTCAATCCGTTCAGCACGACCTCGCGGATGCCCGGACGGAGTTCGAGAGTGCACGTGCGCTGACGTGGCGTGCCGCGGAGCGCGTAGAAGGGTCGGAGGAGGCGACCGACTGGGCCGCGATGGCGAAGACGAAGGCGACCGAAACCGCCGTCGAGTGTACCGAGACCGGGATGTGCCTCCACGGCGGACGCGGCGTTCTAAACGAACGTCGGATCTCCAGGCTCTACCGCGACGCGCGACTCCCCATCATCTACGAGGGTGTCAACGAAATTCAGCGCGATCTTATCTATCGGAACACGTAG
- a CDS encoding aldehyde dehydrogenase family protein, giving the protein MSIEIKETYELFIDGETVEASSGDYLTTEDPATEEPIAEFAAGTADDVDEAVAAARGSLEEWQAKRPGERGDIVQRIADGIREHAETLTEIETLDQGKPLTASRGAVEGAAGCFEYYAGAADKLEGKSIPVGEDTVDFTMREPYGVSAQIIPWNAPLNLSAQGTAPALVAGNAVVIKPAPTTPLSSLHLAEICKEAGVPDGVINVVTGATEPGAALSSHDGVDTISFTGSVPTGQAVMESAAKTITPVTLELGGKNPAIVLPDADLEEAVNAISIGIFSNTGQICAAADRAIVHESIYDEFVERIVERAEAYTLGPGMEDPDMGPLNHAEHHEKVLDYIDIGLEEGATLETGGKAPEGDGYFVEPTVFSDVRNEMQIAQEEIFGPVLTVIPFSDRAEAVEIANDIELGLTGGVFSNDIKQALQTAREIEAGSIYVNQWFGGSAGTPFGGMKKSGIGREMGLESLDSYLQTKNICIDVTLDE; this is encoded by the coding sequence ATGTCAATCGAAATAAAGGAAACGTACGAGTTGTTCATCGATGGCGAGACGGTGGAGGCCTCGAGCGGCGACTACCTCACGACGGAAGATCCCGCAACGGAGGAGCCGATCGCGGAGTTCGCGGCGGGGACCGCCGACGACGTCGACGAGGCGGTCGCGGCCGCGAGGGGTTCGCTCGAGGAGTGGCAGGCAAAAAGACCCGGTGAACGGGGGGATATCGTGCAGCGAATCGCGGACGGCATCCGCGAGCACGCGGAGACGCTCACGGAAATCGAAACGCTCGATCAGGGAAAGCCGTTGACGGCGTCCCGGGGTGCCGTCGAGGGGGCAGCCGGGTGCTTCGAGTATTACGCGGGTGCGGCGGACAAACTCGAGGGAAAGAGCATCCCGGTCGGCGAGGATACCGTCGATTTCACGATGCGAGAGCCATACGGGGTAAGCGCCCAGATCATCCCGTGGAACGCCCCGCTCAATTTGAGCGCGCAGGGAACCGCACCGGCGCTCGTCGCGGGAAACGCGGTCGTTATCAAACCCGCACCGACGACGCCGCTTTCGTCTCTTCACCTCGCGGAGATCTGTAAGGAAGCGGGCGTCCCAGACGGCGTCATCAACGTCGTCACCGGGGCGACCGAGCCCGGGGCCGCGCTGTCCTCGCACGACGGCGTCGACACGATCTCGTTCACCGGAAGCGTCCCTACCGGACAGGCAGTGATGGAATCTGCAGCGAAGACCATCACCCCGGTCACGCTCGAGCTCGGGGGCAAGAATCCGGCTATCGTGCTGCCCGACGCCGATCTCGAGGAGGCGGTGAACGCGATCTCGATCGGAATCTTCAGCAACACGGGACAGATCTGTGCCGCCGCCGATCGAGCCATCGTCCACGAATCGATCTACGACGAGTTCGTCGAGCGGATCGTCGAACGGGCCGAAGCCTACACGCTCGGACCGGGCATGGAAGATCCCGATATGGGTCCGCTCAACCACGCCGAACACCACGAGAAGGTACTCGACTACATCGACATCGGTCTCGAGGAGGGCGCGACGCTCGAGACGGGCGGCAAAGCGCCTGAGGGGGACGGATACTTCGTCGAGCCGACGGTCTTCTCGGACGTCCGAAACGAAATGCAGATCGCCCAGGAGGAGATTTTCGGGCCGGTGCTGACGGTCATCCCGTTCTCGGATCGCGCGGAAGCCGTCGAGATCGCGAACGACATCGAACTCGGGCTGACCGGCGGGGTTTTCTCGAACGACATCAAGCAGGCGCTCCAGACGGCCCGCGAGATCGAAGCCGGATCGATATACGTGAACCAGTGGTTCGGCGGGTCGGCGGGAACGCCGTTCGGCGGAATGAAGAAAAGCGGAATCGGTCGAGAGATGGGACTCGAATCGCTCGATTCGTATCTCCAGACGAAAAACATCTGTATCGACGTGACGCTCGACGAGTAG
- a CDS encoding zinc-binding dehydrogenase produces the protein MKAAQYYGNRDIRVDEVAEPSPDAGEVLIEVAACGICGSDLGEYLHGPRYDDDDYLPYIMGHEVGGTVVEVGDDVDIEIGTEIVLNPLVACEECSCCEESKYNLCRDLQVIGAQRPGAYAERVTAPASNVVPLPDGVSPQAAAVSEPVTVAFHAVMQSPLRDGHSVAVIGLGPIGLGLVQLVKAAGAGPIFASGHREARRELAAECGADVVIDPRETDPIEQIRSKTDGGVDVAFEMAGRESALNDAINATKPGGHTTLVGVFEDDVEIDPMDLVNNERSVNASAAYRTGPHADRDFSAVLEKFATGEIDHEPLVTSRIGLEDIVDDGFEALANADSGEVKVLVQP, from the coding sequence ATGAAAGCAGCTCAGTACTACGGAAACCGGGATATTAGAGTCGATGAGGTGGCGGAACCATCCCCCGATGCGGGGGAGGTGCTCATCGAAGTGGCAGCGTGTGGTATTTGCGGGTCCGATCTAGGGGAATACCTTCACGGTCCTCGGTACGATGACGATGACTATCTGCCGTACATCATGGGCCACGAGGTTGGAGGGACTGTTGTAGAGGTCGGCGACGATGTCGATATCGAAATCGGGACCGAAATCGTATTGAATCCGCTCGTCGCCTGCGAGGAGTGTTCGTGTTGCGAGGAATCCAAATATAACCTCTGTCGGGACCTCCAGGTCATCGGGGCTCAACGACCCGGCGCCTACGCAGAGCGGGTCACCGCGCCAGCGAGCAACGTTGTCCCCCTCCCAGATGGTGTTTCGCCGCAAGCAGCCGCAGTGTCAGAACCGGTAACGGTGGCGTTTCACGCCGTTATGCAGTCCCCGCTCCGCGACGGACATTCCGTCGCGGTCATCGGTCTTGGCCCCATCGGGTTGGGCTTGGTCCAGCTCGTAAAGGCTGCCGGGGCAGGCCCCATTTTCGCCTCGGGCCACCGGGAAGCACGGCGAGAGCTAGCAGCTGAGTGCGGCGCGGACGTTGTGATCGATCCGAGGGAGACGGATCCGATCGAGCAAATCAGGTCAAAGACGGACGGCGGCGTCGATGTCGCGTTCGAAATGGCCGGTCGAGAATCGGCGCTCAACGATGCCATCAACGCAACCAAACCGGGCGGGCACACCACCCTCGTCGGCGTGTTCGAAGACGATGTGGAGATCGATCCGATGGATCTCGTCAACAACGAGCGTTCTGTCAACGCCTCCGCCGCCTACCGGACGGGGCCGCATGCGGACCGAGACTTCAGTGCAGTTCTCGAGAAATTCGCCACCGGGGAGATAGATCACGAACCTCTCGTCACCTCGCGGATCGGTCTCGAGGACATCGTCGACGACGGATTCGAGGCGCTCGCCAACGCCGATAGCGGAGAGGTGAAGGTTCTGGTTCAGCCGTGA
- a CDS encoding IclR family transcriptional regulator, giving the protein MPNEMRRIQSVDRAFQILRQINENGCSSISEISEDIGLSPGTVHTHLATLKANGFVQQEGEKYKLGMEFIPFSERVRGQTELFRAGKMEVEKLAHEYDAVAHLITEYQKKTLILYETFGKDAIGKEIHTKKRDEPQVHTHCTAGGKAILAHLPESRVEQIIDQHGLPTYTSHTITDEEALYEELDRIRDQRYAVNNEEVVYGNQGIGAPIIDKNEGVLGAISISGPANNWRGEQLEDELSKAVIRSANNIEINIHTGTGLL; this is encoded by the coding sequence ATGCCAAATGAAATGCGGCGGATCCAATCGGTCGATCGAGCGTTTCAGATACTCCGTCAGATCAATGAAAACGGCTGTAGCAGCATCTCTGAGATTTCCGAAGATATCGGACTCTCGCCCGGGACCGTCCACACACATCTTGCGACGCTGAAGGCGAACGGCTTCGTCCAACAGGAGGGGGAAAAATACAAACTGGGGATGGAGTTTATTCCGTTCAGTGAGCGGGTACGAGGCCAGACGGAGCTCTTTCGAGCAGGGAAAATGGAGGTCGAAAAATTAGCTCACGAGTACGATGCCGTCGCGCACTTGATAACCGAATATCAGAAGAAGACGCTCATCCTATACGAGACGTTCGGAAAGGACGCTATCGGGAAGGAAATCCATACGAAAAAAAGAGACGAACCGCAGGTCCACACCCACTGTACGGCCGGTGGCAAGGCGATACTCGCTCATCTACCGGAATCGAGAGTCGAGCAAATCATCGACCAACACGGGTTGCCGACGTACACCTCGCACACGATAACTGATGAGGAGGCGCTGTACGAGGAACTCGACCGTATTCGCGACCAGCGATACGCCGTCAACAACGAGGAAGTCGTATACGGCAACCAGGGTATTGGTGCGCCCATTATCGATAAGAACGAAGGCGTCCTCGGTGCGATAAGCATCTCAGGGCCGGCCAACAATTGGCGGGGAGAACAACTCGAGGACGAACTCTCCAAGGCGGTCATTCGATCGGCGAACAACATTGAAATTAACATTCACACTGGGACTGGGTTACTGTAG